A stretch of the Neofelis nebulosa isolate mNeoNeb1 chromosome 1, mNeoNeb1.pri, whole genome shotgun sequence genome encodes the following:
- the RASL11A gene encoding ras-like protein family member 11A isoform X1 has protein sequence MRPPSMSGHCLLAPIPESSSDCLPPKDIKLAVLGAGRVGKSAMIVRFLTRRFIGDYEPNTGKLYSRLVYVEGDQLSLQIQDTPGGIQVQDNLLQVADPLSRCMQWADGFLLVYSITDYDSYQSIRPLYQHIRKVHPDGRVPVVIVGNKGDLLHARQVQTRDGVQLANELGSLFLEISTSENYEDVCNVFQHLCKEVSKSHGVSGERRRASIIPRPRSPNMQDLKRRFKQALSSKVKAPSALG, from the exons ATGCGGCCGCCCAGCATGTCCGGGCACTGTCTGCTCGCGCCCATCCCCGAGTCCTCCTCCGATTGCCTCCCGCCCAAGGACATCAAGCTGGCCGTGCTGGGCGCCGGCCGCGTGGGCAAGAGCG CAATGATCGTGCGCTTCCTCACCAGGAGATTCATCGGCGATTATGAACCGAATACAG GCAAGTTGTATTCACGGCTCGTCTATGTAGAGGGGGACCAGCTATCCTTGCAGATTCAGGACACCCCCGGGGGCATCCAG GTCCAAGACAACCTCCTCCAGGTAGCTGATCCGCTGTCCAGGTGCATGCAGTGGGCAGACGGCTTTCTGCTGGTCTACTCCATCACGGACTACGACAGCTACCAGTCCATCCGCCCCCTCTACCAGCACATCCGGAAGGTCCACCCTGACGGCAGGGTCCCCGTCGTCATCGTGGGCAACAAGGGGGACCTTCTGCATGCCCGGCAGGTGCAAACGCGTGATGGCGTTCAACTAGCCAACGAGCTGGGCAGCCTGTTCCTTGAAATTTCCACCAGTGAAAACTACGAGGACGTCTGCAATGTGTTTCAGCACCTCTGCAAAGAGGTGAGCAAGTCGCACGGCGTCagcggggagaggaggagagcctCCATCATTCCCCGGCCGCGCTCTCCCAACATGCAAGACCTCAAGAGGCGCTTCAAACAGGCTCTGTCTTCCAAAGTCAAAGCCCCCTCTGCGCTGGGGTGA
- the RASL11A gene encoding ras-like protein family member 11A isoform X2 gives MRPPSMSGHCLLAPIPESSSDCLPPKDIKLAVLGAGRVGKSGKLYSRLVYVEGDQLSLQIQDTPGGIQVQDNLLQVADPLSRCMQWADGFLLVYSITDYDSYQSIRPLYQHIRKVHPDGRVPVVIVGNKGDLLHARQVQTRDGVQLANELGSLFLEISTSENYEDVCNVFQHLCKEVSKSHGVSGERRRASIIPRPRSPNMQDLKRRFKQALSSKVKAPSALG, from the exons ATGCGGCCGCCCAGCATGTCCGGGCACTGTCTGCTCGCGCCCATCCCCGAGTCCTCCTCCGATTGCCTCCCGCCCAAGGACATCAAGCTGGCCGTGCTGGGCGCCGGCCGCGTGGGCAAGAGCG GCAAGTTGTATTCACGGCTCGTCTATGTAGAGGGGGACCAGCTATCCTTGCAGATTCAGGACACCCCCGGGGGCATCCAG GTCCAAGACAACCTCCTCCAGGTAGCTGATCCGCTGTCCAGGTGCATGCAGTGGGCAGACGGCTTTCTGCTGGTCTACTCCATCACGGACTACGACAGCTACCAGTCCATCCGCCCCCTCTACCAGCACATCCGGAAGGTCCACCCTGACGGCAGGGTCCCCGTCGTCATCGTGGGCAACAAGGGGGACCTTCTGCATGCCCGGCAGGTGCAAACGCGTGATGGCGTTCAACTAGCCAACGAGCTGGGCAGCCTGTTCCTTGAAATTTCCACCAGTGAAAACTACGAGGACGTCTGCAATGTGTTTCAGCACCTCTGCAAAGAGGTGAGCAAGTCGCACGGCGTCagcggggagaggaggagagcctCCATCATTCCCCGGCCGCGCTCTCCCAACATGCAAGACCTCAAGAGGCGCTTCAAACAGGCTCTGTCTTCCAAAGTCAAAGCCCCCTCTGCGCTGGGGTGA